Sequence from the Sphingosinicella ginsenosidimutans genome:
GGCGCCGTGGCAGGAGGCGCAATTCTGGGCGTAGAGCGCGGCGCCACGGTTGAGGTCTGGCGGTGTCGCCGGCGCCAGCGGGACCGGATAGGCGGCGAGCAGGTGATCGCCCAGCGCGTGCGCCCGAGACAGCACCTCATCGGCGCCCGCCTTGCGCGCGACGGCGGCCTGGAACTGGCGCGCTTCGGCGACCAGCGCGGCGCGCTGCGGGCGCGGGGGCAGGGCAGCGATCCGCGCGACGACCGAGGCGGAAAATTCGACCTGTTCGTCATATTCCGTCTGATTGACGACGCGCCCGTTCTGCACGGCCCCGGGATAATCCACCGCCATATAGTCGAGCAGCCGCCAGGCGGTCTCCACCGGGCCCTCGTCCGCGCGCGCCGGGCCGGCCAGGGCGAAGACGGTGAACAGGAAGGCGAGGAGGAACGCGGGAAGACGGGCGGGGCGGACGGGCATGGGTCCCTCATGCGGATGCGCGATCCGCCTAGCCCCCTTGCGATTGATTATCAATAGCGGGAGATGCGGCTTCAGACGGCCGGGTAGCGCAGGCGGGCCAGGAAACGAGTTGGCGACGGCAGGGCCTTCGCGGTCTGGCGCCAGCGCGCCTTGGCCTTTTCGAACCGCATGACGTCGTCGATCCGCCGGTCGAGAAAGGCGGTCGTGGCGGCGAGACCCTCGCTCTCGTCGTCGAGGAAGACGAGGCTGGTCGAGGCGTAGACGCCGATGAGCGTGGCGCGCTTCGTATAATGGTTGAAATCGGCGGCGTTGTCGCCGGCGACCCGCCAGATGCGATCGGCGCTGCGCCAGGCGAGCCGGGCGCCAGTCGCCGCGTGGCGCGGCATGGCGAGCGTCGCGAGAGCACGGCGCAACGCCTCGCGGTGCGGGCGCATCGACTCGAGCCGGAAGAGGATGAGGTCGCGGATTCGCGCGCGGATCTTCATCGCCGCGATCCGGTCCGGCGGGAAGGCGGCGGCCATCGCCCGGTCGATCGAGTCGAACCAGGCGTCGATCATCTGCGGCGCGCCGCCGGGGAAGGCGAGCGCCGCGCGGTC
This genomic interval carries:
- a CDS encoding COQ9 family protein is translated as MTLDELAAALAPLLPAHAAFDGWSGKALAAAAEQLGVPADRAALAFPGGAPQMIDAWFDSIDRAMAAAFPPDRIAAMKIRARIRDLILFRLESMRPHREALRRALATLAMPRHAATGARLAWRSADRIWRVAGDNAADFNHYTKRATLIGVYASTSLVFLDDESEGLAATTAFLDRRIDDVMRFEKAKARWRQTAKALPSPTRFLARLRYPAV